The nucleotide window CAAAGCCAGCACACAACTTTGTAACTAATCTACTAAGaccttccaaaaaaaaactaataaccTGGCTTGGTGAAATGCTTGgtcctgattttttttatttgcttactTGTGTGTATTGACTAGCACAGTGTGCATcagcacacagacatgcagCAGGGCTGCACGGCCCTGCGTTTGTGTTAAATAGCAGGTTGTTTATGAAGGACTCGAGGTCTCTGAGCTGGAGAGCCATTTTAATCCAAAATAGAGACTTTAAAGCCCGCATTGTTTTTGTGTACCTGACAATGACGGCGTAAGGAATGCATTCTCCACACAACAGAGATGCAGGTTCCAGCCTACCTAGCTGAGAGAAAATGCAGCGGTGTGTCGCAGGTCATCAATCCAgaacaaaatgcaaacaaatatttaaggtAGCAGCGGATATGGGAAAGCACCCACTCTGTTCACACAGTGGCCACTTCCACGAGCCTTCTGAACTGTAACTAGAACATTATTTTTGCGCGCACGTGCAATCCAACCTTCGAATAAGGTATTTCAGCCTTCTGATAAAGAGGGGTGACCTTTATTGTTATTGCTTGTCTAGCTAACACTCACCCAAAACATCAGCGGTTCTGTGTCGGGCGATGAAGCATGCGTCGTCCCCATAGCACATCCCTTTCTTCAGGATGCCTTTACGAAAGTCCTTGCCGAAGCCACAGCTCGCTGTCACCAGGCTGTAGTCGCGGCCGTCTGTCTGAGAAAGTCCGCCGATGACAGCTCTGGCCACAAGTCTACCGTACGACAGGACGGACAACATCACCTACACACCAGCTCCTACCAAACAAACCGGCCAAGCTAGCAACCCTGCTAGCCTAGCGGCGATGTCCAATGTTGACTTGCTAACGTGAATGGAGATGTGCGGCTGAGCTAGCCAAGACACTGCCGCCGACAACTACAGCCGCCACGCACGCATACACAATGCCTTCCGCTGAGACTCGGGGAGCTTTGTTCCTGTGCTGTGATATctaggtggggaaaaaaatcaccGAAAAAAGTCGCCTCTTCCACTCCAAAAGACCCGTATGTCCTGGTTCTCGGCGGCCATGGTGTCAGTCATGCCTTTGAGACACTAGCTATATAACACAAAGTGCGAACCGGTTGCCCTGTGGCCTCACACGCTGAGCTCGGCTCTGCTAGCAAGGTCTTGTGACTGCTCTGACGTCAGAGATCGTTACGCAACCTACGTTTCCTAATAAGGAAATACAACTTCAGTCAGCTTTATCTTACGTAATACAAATATAAGTGGACAAATTAAGTTAAAATggctatgtattttttttttaaatattacgtTTGTTTTCATACAGACTTTGCCTTTATGCAATATTTCACACCTCACTTGCTGAATTGGATTTTGCACTATATTCTGTCTCCCCCTTGTGGGTGTTGCTGATGGGAGCCCTTCTTAAGTAACATCCAAAAGcaatttacaattgcatttcagtttgtattgtgatttttaGAAGCTCAAGTTTGAACAAATGACATTCAGATACAGATATCGCCCTAAAATACACTCAAAGTTTATTAGAAAGATTTAGACATTACAAGAGtgcttatttattcatttagttTAGCACAAGACTTGTTTAAAAATTTAATGATGCAGTGCAAGTCAATATCCTATGACACCAACagtaaataaactgtaaataaaattgtataTAAGTAAACAggttttttgtgacttttcccCATTGGTTTTCATAGCCATTAATACCGACATTACCgtgagaaaaagacaaatgaatAAGACATGAAAGGAATTGGTAAAATTGTGCACAGCTTCAAACAAGGCATTCCTGTGCATAAGTAGCCGTATTATTGAATTTTTCCTGATTGAACAGTCATATGTGGCAAAGACTAGCTGCAAAATGGAGTGCAAAACACCTGAGGTTTTCATGGTGACATATCAATTTACCCCtgtgaacaaaacaacaaaatagttTGCTTTCATCGGGTAGGAGTGAACATCTTTTCAGTATTGGCAACACGAAGGAGAACCAATTCttcaaatgcagaaaatgaaagcaaaacagaGGAATGAGACTCCAGCAATTTGTCACCCCCACTCATTTCTTGGCTTGCTTGGTGACCATGTTGCGGGGGGGAGTCACAGGACGGCTGCCGTTGGGCTTCTTCTTCTCAGCTGGTTTCAAAATCTGCAAAAGGAATACGGGTTGCTGTCAAACACGCCTAATAAAGACTTAATGCATACACTTGTACATCAAGTAAttttagaaaaaatgtaatttacactTACTGTGCTAATGTACCATATACGTTGCAATTGGACAACAATGAACTACCTACTAATTAACTGGTTGTTAGTAGTACTTAGTGTTTAATGTGCAAGCGCTTGATCTTAAAAAAGTGGAAATAAGGCTAATTGTCTATATAGATTTGGTAAAAGAAATGATACCAATGTGCAGGATTAGGAGACAAAATGtcagtacattttattttatgagcTAATGCGAGTATTTTAGGAAAATATGATTTACAAATAGGCATATTTGCCTTTGCACCTTACCTGAAAAGAGCACATGAGGGTCTCATCCACACTCATCATGGCACCAGCATTGTCAAACTCTCCACAATAGTTAGGCGCTGAGAACAAAGTGACAAGCTGCCTCTTTGCGAAGAATTCATAGCCATCCTCAACAACCTGCAAGTGAGATgatgaaagaagaaaatacaGGTTTACATACTAAGAAAACCACTCCGGAATCAATGTTTTGTTATGAAGAGTGTATGATATAGTCCTGTGCAATATATTTTTCAGACATTCCTTTGGCCCTACTTCTTCaagtcttttaattgttttcaaataaaacgggggggggggggggggggggggggcaaccagGGGTCTTTATCTTCAAGGGGTCACAACCCAAAAAAGGTTGAGAACAACTGTCCAGCACATAAAGTGCGGTATTGTGCCAGTTCTCTGCCAAGTATGTGTTGTACTGCAGTCCTTGTGTCAAGTgcattcagcatttaaaaatatctacagCCGTGTCACatttctgtttataatatttatatctatttatttaacatTGATTCAGTCCTCACCATCAAGTACCTGGTGCTCTTTTTGATGTAGCTTCTAttgtacatttgttgttttataaAGTTAATTTTGGGGGTGTTCTGCCTTATGGGCGTGGGGaggttcggggggggggggggaagagagagacatgcaggGAATAGTCACAGATCGGACTTGACCCCTGGACCTCTGGGTCGAGGCATAAATCTCTTTGTATATGTGcgtctgctctaccaactgaggcAACTTGGCCATGCATATTGACTTTTTATGTAACTGAGTCTTAATGTGTCCTGCCTTGGAGTGATATGTCTTTAAAACTTTGAATGAGCCCTTTTTAACAGTACTCTTTGCAAATGCAAACCAAAGACACATTTGTGcctgtttgcacacaaaaaaaaaagtatgttctGTTCTAATGACAGAGGGCATAGTGATTACCTGATGGGCACGACAGATCAGATCCAGGTCATGCTTGTGCAGGAACTTGGCCACCACCTCTGAGCCAAAGGTAAATGATACACCCCTGTCGTTCTCCCCCCAGCCCAAAACATCCTTGTCAGGATCAGACCAGAGCAAATCGCACAGCAGACCTTGGTCGGGCACATCAGTGGGGCGCATGATGCGTCTGATCTGCTCCATGGACTGAAGGTCAGGCGAGAGTCCTGAAACGGAACAGaggtaaaagtacaaataaacacactgatACTGAGGCCGATACCTATTACACACGGGTAAGACCTGCGTCACAAACTGCAAAGACTGCATTACTTAAGGACAAATGGGAGTGGCTGACatcaaaaagtacaaaaaaaacaaaacacacctcCGTGGCAGCAAAAGATCTTCTCATCAACAATGGCGGCAATGGGGAGGCAGTTAAAACAATCTGTGAAGGTCTTCCAGAGCTTGATGTTGTACCTTCTTTTACCTAAACATTTCAGGGGGAAAAAATTAcatatttcaattattttttagcAATAAGGGCCCTTCTACTACTGCACATGCGCCAAGCTCCATCAAAGACATTGTCCATATAGACGGTGTGAAAACTAcagaagtagggctgcacaatatcaGGAAAATATCAAATTGTGATACTTCTTTGGACTGGTATTGTAATTGAGATATGATTCACGAttttggagggaatgatcattttgtaTGATTATTCTCATTTCCATTGAAAAATATTCcacggtggccgacaggggcaatagcactgcaacttaatgaaacacacgcaaatggacaaaacacaagcaaattaagaaaacacattcataaagttgacaacacatgcgcagcatttaGCTTTTTTCACCCACTGCAAATCCACACAACAGAATCAAATACACAAACgtgctgaaaatacagaaatgatTTAAGAAAAACGCACAATCCCCGAAAACAAAcgcaacaccccccccccccatccagattacacaacagAAGTTCTTCAGGCCTCTAGGGGGAGTGAtaagtggaacagcttgatttTCAACcctacaaagagagagagagagtgagatagAGAGAtctgcctttttattaccaGGAGTTAACAGAgatgtctctgctgattgagtaTCACCTGTGACCTGAGCAAATAAACTGGAGACACACCTAccaaacaagagaaaacatatctcaaaACATAGACTTAaaatttacagtctatgatctcaaAGTTTCACAACGGCGCACAGCTTTCTGAGCTTTAATGTGCCGCGGCTCTCTCTTTGTGGGGCCTAAAATCAAACTGTTGACTTAGcgctccccctagaggcctggagaacttccgtcGTGTGATCTGGatgcagcttttttttgttgcatttgttttctgggatgggtgcttttctttttaattgcttctgtatttgcagcgagtttgtgtatttggttgtggtGTGTACTTGTACgtgtttgctgaatgctgcgcatgtgttgtcaaatgaaTGAAGGTGTTTTCTTATTTATGATGCAGTGCGTTTGCCCCCGTCGGTCACCGTAAGGATCCGTACCAAAAGACAATTTATATTTCCTTTAATCTGTAGGATTCTATGTGTAGGACGTCTCTTCAGCACCACAACACTTacttcagaatggtttgacacacaTGTGTTGGCTTTAACAAATATTGGGCTCCACTAAGTCTCAATTTCGATAAAATTGCAATTATGCAGCCCTAAAAAAAGCCAACATTTTTATGTGACAAAGTGAAATTCAGCCACACAGTATGGAATATAAGGAACAAATCACAGAATTAAACTCAAACCATCACTACTATAATGTGCAATAGAACTGAAACAAAATGCTTGTACAAATAGTaacttatttatatagcacctttcaagaaacccaaggacacttaaAGAAT belongs to Etheostoma spectabile isolate EspeVRDwgs_2016 chromosome 5, UIUC_Espe_1.0, whole genome shotgun sequence and includes:
- the LOC116689305 gene encoding serine/threonine-protein phosphatase PP1-gamma catalytic subunit A, producing the protein MADVDKLNIDSIIQRLLEVRGAKPGKNVQLQENEIRGLCLKSREIFLSQPILLELEAPLKICGDIHGQYYDLLRLFEYGGFPPESNYLFLGDYVDRGKQSLETICLLLAYKIKYPENFFLLRGNHECASINRIYGFYDECKRRYNIKLWKTFTDCFNCLPIAAIVDEKIFCCHGGLSPDLQSMEQIRRIMRPTDVPDQGLLCDLLWSDPDKDVLGWGENDRGVSFTFGSEVVAKFLHKHDLDLICRAHQVVEDGYEFFAKRQLVTLFSAPNYCGEFDNAGAMMSVDETLMCSFQILKPAEKKKPNGSRPVTPPRNMVTKQAKK